CTTTTCTgaatatatacttaagcaatctTACCAAGGAGTTATTTATTATTAGGTAACTACTTAATTGCATTTGTGTATTGGTAGAGTTAAATAGCTGAATTAGGTATTTCTTTTACATCAGAAGCCTGTTTATGCACCTAGTAAATATAATATCTTCTTATCTTGTCTTATGATTTTGCAGCACCTGCGAGAAGTTTAGCGATGCAGTGGTCATTCTCGAACAACGTCTCTGCTCATCCTCATTACCTCTCTTTCAAAAGTGCTGAAGAGGATAAGCCAAAAACTGGTTTTGAGTCTCTTGCATCAACTGGGTTGGTGACTATAACCACAACTGAAGCTGTCGACTCGAGTCATCGGACATACTCTGGTGTCACACAGGTTTGTTATGGATCTTCATAACCTAAAATGCCTAGATGGGATTGCTAAATGGTAACAGAGATCTTGTATGAATACTTTCCCATTTATGTCTTTTCATTAGTTGTTCCTCTAAATGTCAGAAAAATATGATGGTAGAAAAGCAAGGTGGAACACACTACACAACAACTTTCCCTCCTCATCACTTTGATGCACACTCCGTACATCGATCTCATGGAGTCAGAGTGCTCCCAGTTGCGAACCCAACAAATCAGATTTCTGTATCTATGACTATGCCTGGTCATAAGTCTTATCTTTCTCCTGTTGGACAGAATCTAATAACTACTGTAACTCCGGGAGCTCCTGTTGCTAGCCCCATTTCAGCTGTTCCAACTAGCAGTGCTGTCGTGGGCACCACTGATTTAAGGTATGTTAGCTAACATTGATATAAAATGTCTATTGAGAAAACTTTTACCGAAGGGGGATGTTGAGTTTTTTGTGGATCTCTATTGGCAGGGGTGCTCCCAAGACTCCCCCAGGTCCTGCCCAGTTGACCATTTTTTATGCTGGTTCTGTCTGCGTTTATGACAATGTTTCACCAGAGAAGGTAAACACACTAGACCTTTAGGTTCTCTTTGATGTCGATCTCATGAATTTATCTTATGCTGACAattgtttcttcttttggaCTAGGCTCAAGCTATTATGTTGCTTGCTGGAAATGCACCACCTGTTACACCAAATGCAACAACATCTACTCTATCTCCACTTCAGGCGCCTATACCTAAGTCGCCTTCTATTGACTCTTTTGTTGTAAACCATTCGCATAATACAACACCTACTCTTGCCAGTCCCATTTCTATGACATCCCATGGTGGCTCACAATCTGCCGGAGTGTCTAGTAATGCAAATGGAGTAACTATTACCAAATCAATAGGAGTCCTGCCATCTCCTTCCCTTAAATCAGAGCCTTCCAAAGTTGCCAGTTCCGTAGGATCTTTTCCTGCCACCATGGTTCCATCAGGTATAATCTCGTGCTTTCAAAACTGAATAGCTAATCACCAAGATTCTTGGCCAATATTTTTACTCGTACATTACATAAGCATAATGATTGGGCATTTCTCGTCTGCAGCTGTGCCGCAGGCACGCAAGGCATCATTGGCTCGGTTCTTGGAGAAGCGCAAGGAAAGGTAATTTGGGGTTTGTTTTCATTTAATTTGAGTGAAGTTTCGCTATTTTATTCAAGTGTAAGagaccacacacacacacacacacacatatttttttgtatttccttGTAAGTGTGAAAACTCCACTTTTGTGTTAAAAGCTTGTTGTGTTCTTGAATCCAGGGTAATAAGTGCAGCACCTTATCCTCCCAACAACAAGCAGTCCCCAGAATGTAGCAATCCTGGATTTGGCAGAAGCCTTTCTATGAATTCATCAGGCTCTTGTCCTTCCCACGTAATCAATTTGATCAAGTAGACGTGAAATGCCAAAGGTGGCTAAATAATGTAGACACAGGATGAAAGACTGTACCAGAAAGATTATTTAAGCTATTAAATTATGTTCGTTTTGACCTCAATACGTCAGTTTTTTCTTAGATATGATTATTCTTGGGTGTTTTTCTTGTAAATGTTATCGGAGCCTTTACTCTGATGAAAATACTACAAGCTT
This DNA window, taken from Lycium ferocissimum isolate CSIRO_LF1 unplaced genomic scaffold, AGI_CSIRO_Lferr_CH_V1 ctg32, whole genome shotgun sequence, encodes the following:
- the LOC132043967 gene encoding protein TIFY 6B isoform X2, which codes for MERDFMGLKVKQEVIEEPTDPAPARSLAMQWSFSNNVSAHPHYLSFKSAEEDKPKTGFESLASTGLVTITTTEAVDSSHRTYSGVTQNLITTVTPGAPVASPISAVPTSSAVVGTTDLRGAPKTPPGPAQLTIFYAGSVCVYDNVSPEKAQAIMLLAGNAPPVTPNATTSTLSPLQAPIPKSPSIDSFVVNHSHNTTPTLASPISMTSHGGSQSAGVSSNANGVTITKSIGVLPSPSLKSEPSKVASSVGSFPATMVPSAVPQARKASLARFLEKRKERVISAAPYPPNNKQSPECSNPGFGRSLSMNSSGSCPSHVINLIK
- the LOC132043967 gene encoding protein TIFY 6B isoform X1, whose product is MERDFMGLKVKQEVIEEPTDPAPARSLAMQWSFSNNVSAHPHYLSFKSAEEDKPKTGFESLASTGLVTITTTEAVDSSHRTYSGVTQKNMMVEKQGGTHYTTTFPPHHFDAHSVHRSHGVRVLPVANPTNQISVSMTMPGHKSYLSPVGQNLITTVTPGAPVASPISAVPTSSAVVGTTDLRGAPKTPPGPAQLTIFYAGSVCVYDNVSPEKAQAIMLLAGNAPPVTPNATTSTLSPLQAPIPKSPSIDSFVVNHSHNTTPTLASPISMTSHGGSQSAGVSSNANGVTITKSIGVLPSPSLKSEPSKVASSVGSFPATMVPSAVPQARKASLARFLEKRKERVISAAPYPPNNKQSPECSNPGFGRSLSMNSSGSCPSHVINLIK